A genomic segment from Pseudomonas mendocina encodes:
- a CDS encoding ExbD/TolR family protein, whose amino-acid sequence MRMRRHHQQDEDTGIDLTPMLDVVFIMLIFFIVTSSFIRESGVEVQRPQAETASPQDKGNILIAVTADGQIWMDKQPVDIRSVRAHVERMRVDQPDGAVVVQADQDARTGLVVQVMDQARLAGVQDVALAAGSGVN is encoded by the coding sequence ATGAGAATGCGTCGTCACCACCAGCAGGACGAAGATACCGGCATCGACCTCACACCGATGCTCGACGTGGTCTTCATCATGCTGATCTTCTTCATCGTCACCAGCTCCTTCATTCGTGAGTCCGGCGTCGAGGTGCAGCGTCCGCAGGCGGAAACCGCCAGCCCGCAGGACAAGGGCAATATCCTCATCGCCGTCACCGCCGACGGGCAGATCTGGATGGACAAGCAGCCAGTGGATATCCGCAGCGTGCGTGCACATGTCGAGCGCATGCGGGTCGACCAGCCCGATGGCGCGGTGGTGGTGCAGGCCGACCAGGATGCGCGTACCGGCCTTGTCGTCCAGGTGATGGATCAGGCGCGCCTGGCTGGCGTGCAGGATGTCGCCCTGGCCGCCGGCAGCGGAGTCAATTGA
- a CDS encoding MotA/TolQ/ExbB proton channel family protein, with protein MTDLFAFWLRAVDSAHALLDFMSAGGVVMWALAVLCVVFWTLVFERFWYMRRIFPRWVQERREAWQQVLADDNGNWQRAVRLAWLAQARQQLAAPLRLGKTLVALYPLLGLLGTVLGMIAVFDVLALNGAGNPRGMAAGVWQATLPTMAGMVLAIPGLFSLARLEREASQAIERLADQLRHD; from the coding sequence GTGACTGATCTGTTCGCCTTCTGGCTGCGTGCGGTCGACAGTGCCCATGCACTGCTCGACTTCATGAGCGCCGGCGGCGTGGTGATGTGGGCGCTGGCGGTGCTCTGCGTGGTGTTCTGGACCTTGGTGTTCGAGCGCTTCTGGTACATGCGCCGAATTTTTCCGCGCTGGGTGCAGGAACGTCGAGAGGCCTGGCAGCAGGTACTCGCCGATGACAACGGCAACTGGCAGCGCGCCGTTCGTCTGGCCTGGCTGGCGCAGGCGCGTCAGCAACTGGCGGCGCCGTTGCGCCTGGGCAAGACCCTGGTGGCGCTGTATCCGTTGCTGGGCCTGCTGGGTACCGTACTTGGCATGATCGCCGTGTTCGATGTGCTCGCCCTCAACGGTGCCGGTAACCCACGCGGCATGGCCGCAGGCGTGTGGCAGGCGACCCTGCCGACCATGGCCGGCATGGTTCTGGCCATTCCTGGATTGTTCAGCCTGGCGCGCCTCGAACGCGAAGCCAGCCAGGCCATCGAGCGGCTGGCCGACCAGCTGCGTCACGACTGA
- a CDS encoding MotA/TolQ/ExbB proton channel family protein, whose amino-acid sequence MSRRVVAVLALSLLPALAAVAETLNPDQLLQRIRSERAAEVSAMQEREQAFLAKRSEQAQLLAAARSALNTQKAESERLKAEFDRQEAELAEQEKLLAQRVGHLGELFGVVRQSAGDVAGQWQDSLLNAQYPERLKRLKALAESRSLPSADDLDGYWMLLFEDLAASGRIERLQLPVVNADGSRQEQQVLRVGAFAVYGEDAFLRYDADAGQLVAPPRQPSGLGQVKDYLSSTDALATLPIDPSRGSLLAQLQQQPTLWDRLQQGGLVGWVIVVLGAFGLLLAVWRMVYLARVGSGVKAQMHDLSAPRGDNPLGRVIGVLGAKPQLADLETLELKLDEAILQETPPLEKGQGLLKLLAAVAPLLGLLGTVTGMIVTFQAITQSGGGDSRLMADGISQALVTTVLGLVVAIPLLFLHSLLASRSKGLIQILEQQSAGLIALHLSGAPRRD is encoded by the coding sequence ATGAGTCGTCGTGTTGTAGCCGTATTGGCGCTCAGCCTGTTGCCGGCACTGGCCGCCGTGGCCGAAACCCTCAACCCCGATCAACTGCTGCAGCGCATCCGTAGCGAGCGCGCTGCCGAAGTCAGCGCCATGCAGGAGCGCGAACAGGCGTTTCTCGCCAAGCGTAGCGAGCAGGCGCAGTTGCTGGCTGCCGCGCGTTCCGCGCTGAATACCCAGAAAGCCGAGAGCGAGCGCCTCAAGGCCGAGTTCGACCGGCAGGAGGCCGAGCTGGCCGAGCAGGAAAAACTGCTGGCGCAGCGCGTTGGTCACCTCGGTGAACTGTTTGGCGTGGTGCGCCAGAGCGCGGGTGATGTCGCCGGTCAATGGCAGGACAGCCTGCTCAACGCCCAGTACCCGGAGCGTCTGAAGCGCCTCAAGGCGCTGGCCGAAAGCCGCTCGCTGCCGTCCGCCGACGATCTCGACGGCTACTGGATGCTGCTGTTCGAAGACCTGGCTGCCAGCGGCCGTATCGAACGCCTGCAGCTGCCGGTGGTGAATGCCGATGGTTCGCGTCAGGAGCAGCAGGTGCTGCGTGTCGGTGCCTTCGCCGTGTATGGCGAGGATGCCTTCCTGCGTTACGACGCCGATGCCGGGCAACTGGTGGCGCCGCCGCGTCAGCCGTCCGGCCTGGGTCAGGTCAAGGACTACCTGAGCAGCACCGATGCGCTCGCCACGCTGCCCATCGATCCGAGCCGTGGCAGCCTGCTGGCGCAGCTGCAGCAGCAGCCGACCCTGTGGGACCGTCTGCAGCAGGGTGGTCTGGTCGGTTGGGTAATCGTCGTGCTGGGTGCTTTCGGCCTGCTTCTCGCTGTGTGGCGCATGGTCTACCTGGCTCGCGTTGGTAGCGGCGTCAAGGCGCAGATGCATGACCTCAGTGCGCCGCGCGGCGACAACCCGCTGGGCCGTGTGATCGGTGTGCTGGGCGCCAAGCCGCAACTGGCTGACCTGGAAACTCTGGAGCTGAAGCTCGACGAAGCGATCCTGCAGGAAACACCGCCGCTGGAAAAAGGCCAGGGCCTGCTCAAGCTGCTGGCTGCCGTTGCACCGCTGCTCGGCCTGCTGGGGACCGTGACCGGCATGATCGTGACCTTCCAGGCCATCACTCAGAGCGGTGGCGGCGATTCGCGCCTGATGGCCGACGGTATCTCCCAGGCGCTGGTGACCACCGTGCTGGGCCTGGTGGTAGCCATTCCGCTGCTGTTCCTGCACAGCCTGCTGGCAAGCCGCAGCAAGGGCCTGATCCAGATTCTGGAGCAGCAGAGCGCTGGCCTGATCGCCCTGCACCTGTCGGGAGCGCCACGCCGTGACTGA